The Pseudodesulfovibrio sediminis genome includes the window AGTTGTAGAGGTTGACACATATCAGATCGAAAGGCTCGATGCCGAAATCGCGCAGGGTCTCCATGTGTCCCTCGTCATCCTTGTCGGCCAGAATGCCGCCATGAATGTTGGGGTGCAGAGTCTTGACGCGACCACCCAGAATTTCGGGGAAATCGGTGACGTCGGACACGGAGGTGACAGGCAGTCCTGCTTCGGACAGCATTTTCTTGGTGCCACCGGTGGATACCAATTCACAACCATTGTCGATCAGAAATTTACCGAATTCGGCCAGACCGGATTTATCGGTAACGGAAAGAATCGCCTTTTTGACGGGCAACAGGTTCATAACGCACCTCTCTTGATGTTTTGAGAGTTGGTGCCAGATTTAGGGCAGGAAAGCAAGCAACAGAGGCACCTTAACACTGTTAAAAAACGAAATTGCAAAACATGATATACACCGTACTATTTCGACCGGAAAAGGATAAATGAATGAACTGGCGCATTTTCAGAATGATGTACAGCACATATGCAACATTCAACATGAAAGGACCTTCATGCATTCATCCCTGCAAACAGGTTCAAATCAATACAATAAATACGTGTTCCCTGAAAACATATGGCGCACATTCATCTGATACAGCCTCGTGTGCATATGAACAGAGGCACCGTACAGACCGTTCAGCAGAGTGGGAAGAAAAGACATGGGAATAGACAAGACCGCCGCACAGGTTTCCCATGCGAGGATGTGTATATTCAGCAATATACCGGAACAGACGATCCTGCAGGCGTCAAAGACGCACCCACAATTCACGTACCTCGGCAATCATGCGTTATGAACGGCCTGCCGCAATGGCTGGTTTCCCGCCCCGCCCATACTGAACAGGACGGGAAACCAACGGGGAGGGGAGACCGTAGTTTAGGACTGGATCTGCGCGAGCATTTCCTTGGCGGATTCGTTGTCCGGGGACATTTCGAGGATTGTCTCGAGCTGTTCACGGGCCGCGTCTCTTTGATCAAGAACCACGAGACATCCTGCCAGGGAGTAACGCACTTCCTGCTTACCCGGGTCGATTTCGAGGTATCCTTCAAGATACGGGACGATCTCTGCCACACGATCCAGTTCATGGCCGAGCCTGATCAGACTGAACAGGGCAACCATGTTTTCGGGGTTCAGCTTGACCGCTTCGACGAACATGGAAAACGCTGCTTCCTGTTCGCCGTTTTCCATGCGGATAAGCGCTATCCCGGAAAGACTCTTGTCGGTGGGCTCAATGTTGTGAGCTTTTTCATACATGACCATGGCATCGGCCAGATCACCGCGCTGAACAGCGACGGTAGCCAAGCCGAGATACGGGTCGGGGTGGATGCCATTGGAGCTGACGGCTTTCTTGTAATACTCTTCAGCCTTGTCCAGCTCACCCATGAACAGGTAGCACTCACCGAGTTCCTTGTTGATTTCGTAATCCAGATGACCACTCATAATTTTCCCCTCCATTTCTCCTTTACCCGGAGGGCCGGGTGAAAAAGTCTCCTTGGCCACACTTGGCCGACAAAAACCTAGCAATGCCCGTGCCAAACAATCCGGCAATACCACGAAACGCATGGCGGATTACGACACAACATTGTGATATACATAAGTTTTTAAAAC containing:
- a CDS encoding IMP cyclohydrolase; this translates as MNLLPVKKAILSVTDKSGLAEFGKFLIDNGCELVSTGGTKKMLSEAGLPVTSVSDVTDFPEILGGRVKTLHPNIHGGILADKDDEGHMETLRDFGIEPFDLICVNLYNFADAVAKGLDLKAAVEQIDIGGPTMLRATAKNFHSICVVPDPQYYSVVQKEIEEKGGISLEFRKEMAALTFKLVSEYDAMITKYLSENDA
- a CDS encoding tetratricopeptide repeat protein, producing MSGHLDYEINKELGECYLFMGELDKAEEYYKKAVSSNGIHPDPYLGLATVAVQRGDLADAMVMYEKAHNIEPTDKSLSGIALIRMENGEQEAAFSMFVEAVKLNPENMVALFSLIRLGHELDRVAEIVPYLEGYLEIDPGKQEVRYSLAGCLVVLDQRDAAREQLETILEMSPDNESAKEMLAQIQS